One Ahaetulla prasina isolate Xishuangbanna chromosome 1, ASM2864084v1, whole genome shotgun sequence DNA window includes the following coding sequences:
- the EIF3M gene encoding eukaryotic translation initiation factor 3 subunit M isoform X1: protein MSVPAFIDITEEDQAAELRAYLKSKGAEISEENSEGGLHIDLAQIIEACDVCLKDDDKDVESVMNSVVSLLLILEPDKQEALIESLCEKLVKFREGERPSLRLQLLSNLFHGMDKNTPARYTVYCSLLKVASTCGAVQYIPTELEQVRKWISDWNLNTEKKHTVLRLLYDVLVDCKKSSDSAAKVMVELLGSYTEDNASQARVDAHRCIVRALKDPNTFLFDHLLTLKPVKFLEGELIHDLLTIFVSAKLASYVRFYQNNKDFIDSLGLLHEQNMAKMRLLTFMGMAVENKEISFDTMQQELQIGADDVEAFVIDAVKTKMVHCKIDQTQRKVVASHSTHRTFGKQQWQQLYDTLNFWKQNLNQVKNSLLSLSDT from the exons ATGAGCGTGCCGGCTTTTATCGATATCACGGAGGAAGATCAG GCTGCAGAACTTAGAGCCTATCTCAAATCCAAGGGAGCAGAGATCTCTGAAGAGAATTCAGAAGGTGGACTTCATATTGATTTAGCTCAGATTATTGAAGCATGTGATGTGTGCCTAAAAGACGATGACAAAG ATGTTGAAAGTGTGATGAACAGTGTAGTATCTTTGCTTCTTATTCTGGAACCTGACAAGCAAGAGGCTTTGATTGAAAGTCTGTGTGAGAAACTAGTCAAATTCCGGGAAGGTGAACGGCCTTCACTCAGGCTTCAGCT GTTGAGTAATCTCTTCCATGGGATGGATAAAAATACTCCTGCAAGGTATACAGTCTACTGCAGCCTTCTTAAAGTAGCTTCCACGTGTGGTGCTGTACAGTACATTCCAACTGAACTGGAACAG gtTCGAAAATGGATTTCAGATTGGAATCTTAATACAGAGAAAAAGCACACTGTTCTTCGACTGCTATATGATGTATTAGTGGACTGCAAGAAGAG cagTGACAGTGCAGCAAAAGTCATGGTAGAATTACTTGGAAGTTACACAGAAGATAATGCATCTCAGGCTAGAGTTGATGCTCAcag GTGTATTGTCCGTGCATTAAAGGATCCAAATACCTTTCTTTTTGATCATCTTCTTACTTTAAAGCCAGTCAAATTTTTGGAAGGAGAACTTATCCATGAT CTTTTGACCATTTTTGTAAGTGCCAAGTTAGCATCCTATGTCCGTTTTTATCAAAACAACAAAGACTTCATTGACTCTCTTG GTCTGTTGCATGAACAGAACATGGCAAAAATGAGGTTGCTTACCTTCATGGGAATGGCAGTAGAAAATAAGGAAATTTCTTTTGACACCATGCAGCAGGAACTTCAGATAGGAGCCGATGATGTGGAAGCATTTGTTATTGATG CTGTGAAAACAAAAATGGTGCATTGCAAAATTGATCAAACCCAGAGAAAAGTAGTGGCCAG TCACAGCACACATCGGACCTTTGGAAAACAGCAGTGGCAGCAGTTATACGACACCCTGAACTTCTGGAAACAAAATTTGAATCAAGTGAAAAACAGTCTTCTCAGTTTGTCAGATACTTGA
- the EIF3M gene encoding eukaryotic translation initiation factor 3 subunit M isoform X2, producing MNSVVSLLLILEPDKQEALIESLCEKLVKFREGERPSLRLQLLSNLFHGMDKNTPARYTVYCSLLKVASTCGAVQYIPTELEQVRKWISDWNLNTEKKHTVLRLLYDVLVDCKKSSDSAAKVMVELLGSYTEDNASQARVDAHRCIVRALKDPNTFLFDHLLTLKPVKFLEGELIHDLLTIFVSAKLASYVRFYQNNKDFIDSLGLLHEQNMAKMRLLTFMGMAVENKEISFDTMQQELQIGADDVEAFVIDAVKTKMVHCKIDQTQRKVVASHSTHRTFGKQQWQQLYDTLNFWKQNLNQVKNSLLSLSDT from the exons ATGAACAGTGTAGTATCTTTGCTTCTTATTCTGGAACCTGACAAGCAAGAGGCTTTGATTGAAAGTCTGTGTGAGAAACTAGTCAAATTCCGGGAAGGTGAACGGCCTTCACTCAGGCTTCAGCT GTTGAGTAATCTCTTCCATGGGATGGATAAAAATACTCCTGCAAGGTATACAGTCTACTGCAGCCTTCTTAAAGTAGCTTCCACGTGTGGTGCTGTACAGTACATTCCAACTGAACTGGAACAG gtTCGAAAATGGATTTCAGATTGGAATCTTAATACAGAGAAAAAGCACACTGTTCTTCGACTGCTATATGATGTATTAGTGGACTGCAAGAAGAG cagTGACAGTGCAGCAAAAGTCATGGTAGAATTACTTGGAAGTTACACAGAAGATAATGCATCTCAGGCTAGAGTTGATGCTCAcag GTGTATTGTCCGTGCATTAAAGGATCCAAATACCTTTCTTTTTGATCATCTTCTTACTTTAAAGCCAGTCAAATTTTTGGAAGGAGAACTTATCCATGAT CTTTTGACCATTTTTGTAAGTGCCAAGTTAGCATCCTATGTCCGTTTTTATCAAAACAACAAAGACTTCATTGACTCTCTTG GTCTGTTGCATGAACAGAACATGGCAAAAATGAGGTTGCTTACCTTCATGGGAATGGCAGTAGAAAATAAGGAAATTTCTTTTGACACCATGCAGCAGGAACTTCAGATAGGAGCCGATGATGTGGAAGCATTTGTTATTGATG CTGTGAAAACAAAAATGGTGCATTGCAAAATTGATCAAACCCAGAGAAAAGTAGTGGCCAG TCACAGCACACATCGGACCTTTGGAAAACAGCAGTGGCAGCAGTTATACGACACCCTGAACTTCTGGAAACAAAATTTGAATCAAGTGAAAAACAGTCTTCTCAGTTTGTCAGATACTTGA